In Erigeron canadensis isolate Cc75 chromosome 1, C_canadensis_v1, whole genome shotgun sequence, a single window of DNA contains:
- the LOC122597970 gene encoding dirigent protein 25-like yields MHDILGGSNPSAQAMTGIVNNPEIKSLLPFAKPNGMVLPNQETSYDDIPFIIGLGGAITNVFQTGTGGTGPTLGLALQHLMFGTIIVFDDELTDGYEPGSGLIGKAQGFYAASSVDGNSQSITFTAMFKNRNYLDSISFFGVHRTGVSESHLAIMGGTGKYVNAKGYAKVKAVPLNNQQITYGWETVLEFSAYVTY; encoded by the coding sequence ATGCACGACATTCTAGGCGGATCAAACCCCTCGGCACAGGCCATGACAGGCATAGTCAACAACCCGGAAATCAAAAGTTTACTCCCATTTGCCAAACCCAATGGTATGGTTCTCCCTAACCAGGAAACCAGCTACGACGACATTCCTTTCATCATTGGTCTTGGAGGGGCCATAACAAATGTCTTTCAAACAGGGACCGGAGGGACTGGTCCAACCTTAGGCTTAGCCCTTCAGCATCTCATGTTTGGAACCATCATAGTCTTTGATGATGAATTAACCGATGGGTATGAACCTGGGTCTGGTTTAATTGGAAAAGCACAAGGGTTTTATGCTGCTAGCTCTGTAGATGGTAATAGCCAAAGTATCACATTTACAGCTATGTTCAAGAATCGAAATTACCTGGATAGTATTAGCTTTTTTGGGGTTCATAGAACAGGGGTGTCTGAGTCCCATTTAGCCATCATGGGTGGGACGGGAAAGTATGTTAATGCAAAGGGATATGCAAAAGTTAAGGCTGTCCCATTGAACAATCAACAAATTACCTATGGTTGGGAAACTGTGCTCGAATTTTCAGCTTATGTTACTTACTGA
- the LOC122599057 gene encoding dirigent protein 9-like, whose amino-acid sequence MHDVLGGSHATSRVVTGIVASSSANAVPFSTPNSQVFPITNGVPLNNINGIVNNNNLPFLAGFNGGTNSNNQNGNTVLQNTGNNNVVNGGGNLPFVSAGQLPAGITLQQLMFGSITVIDNELTEGHELGTGVLGRGQGFYLSSSLDGSSHTFALTTLFHGSDHEVDDTISFFGVHRTASEVSHIAVIGGTGKYEDAKGYATIESLPQVDEHTTDGVETIVHVNVYLTPA is encoded by the coding sequence AGTCACCGGGATTGTAGCTAGTTCAAGTGCTAATGCGGTTCCTTTCTCTACGCCCAATAGCCAAGTATTCCCGATCACCAACGGGGTCCCATTAAACAACATTAACGGTATAGTCAATAACAACAACCTCCCATTCTTAGCCGGTTTCAACGGTGGTACTAATAGTAACAACCAAAATGGCAACACAGTCCTCCAAAACACGGGGAACAACAATGTTGTCAACGGAGGAGGCAATCTACCATTTGTTTCAGCCGGGCAACTTCCAGCTGGTATAACCCTCCAGCAACTCATGTTTGGGTCTATCACTGTTATTGACAACGAATTAACTGAAGGACATGAACTTGGTACTGGTGTGCTTGGCCGAGGACAGGGTTTCTACCTCTCAAGCTCGTTGGATGGAAGCAGCCACACATTTGCACTAACTACTTTATTCCATGGTTCTGATCACGAGGTGGATGATACCATTAGCTTTTTCGGGGTCCATAGAACTGCTTCTGAGGTATCACACATAGCCGTGATCGGTGGGACAGGGAAGTATGAGGATGCCAAAGGGTATGCCACCATTGAGAGTTTGCCTCAAGTTGATGAACACACAACGGATGGTGTTGAAACCATTGTCCATGTCAATGTCTACCTCACACCAGCATAG